One stretch of Juglans microcarpa x Juglans regia isolate MS1-56 chromosome 3D, Jm3101_v1.0, whole genome shotgun sequence DNA includes these proteins:
- the LOC121256134 gene encoding caffeic acid 3-O-methyltransferase-like, with amino-acid sequence MSLSENNNAIRIAQQQELNEEEEEAGKLAVRLANGVILPMVLKSALELNLIDIISDAGIGVFLSPSEIAARLPTKNPDTPVLLDRMLRLLASYSILKYSLRTREDGEIERLYGVAPICKFLVKNPHGGSVAPLFLLHHDKVFMESWYHMNDAILDGGIPFNRAYGMTAFEYPGTDERFNRVFNQAMSNHTIWIMKKILDVYKGFEGLKVLVDVGGGVGVTLNRITSKYPQTKGINFDLPHVLTDAPSYPGVEHVGGDMFDSVPCGDAIFMKWILHDWSDEHCLRLLKNCWKALPKSGKVIIVESILPVAPESNVSSNIVFEQDLFMLAQNPGGKERTQKEFEALALKSGFSGCEVICCAYNSWVMEFHKRADP; translated from the exons ATGAGTTTATCCGAGAACAACAACGCGATCCGGATAGCCCAACAACAAGAActtaatgaagaagaagaagaagcgggCAAACTGGCCGTCCGGTTAGCGAATGGAGTGATACTTCCGATGGTTCTGAAGTCTGCCCTTGAGCTCAACCTCATCGACATAATCTCAGATGCCGGCATCGGCGTGTTCCTCTCACCTTCTGAGATCGCGGCTCGGCTACCCACCAAGAATCCGGACACGCCTGTTCTGCTGGACCGGATGCTACGGCTCTTGGCGAGCTATTCCATACTCAAGTACTCCCTCCGGACCCGAGAGGACGGAGAGATTGAGAGACTGTATGGTGTGGCACCCATTTGCAAGTTCCTTGTTAAGAATCCTCATGGGGGCTCTGTTGCTCCTCTTTTCCTGTTGCACCATGACAAGGTCTTCATGGAGAGTTG GTACCACATGAATGATGCTATACTAGACGGCGGGATTCCTTTCAACAGAGCCTATGGAATGACAGCATTTGAATACCCAGGAACAGATGAAAGGTTCAATCGGGTATTCAACCAAGCCATGTCAAACCACACTATCTGGATCATGAAGAAGATACTCGATGTGTACAAAGGGTTTGAAGGCCTCAAAGTGTTGGTTGATGTTGGTGGTGGAGTTGGAGTTACCCTGAACAGAATCACTTCCAAATATCCTCAGACCAAGGGCATCAATTTTGATCTGCCTCATGTTTTAACCGATGCACCTTCTTATCCAG GTGTGGAGCATGTTGGGGGAGATATGTTTGATAGTGTTCCATGTGGAGATGCTATTTTCATGAAG TGGATACTCCATGATTGGAGTGATGAGCATTGCTTAAGACTTCTCAAAAACTGCTGGAAAGCACTTCCCAAATCTGGAAAAGTGATCATTGTGGAATCAATTCTTCCTGTGGCTCCTGAGAGTAATGTTTCCTCAAATATTGTCTTTGAGCAAGATTTGTTTATGTTAGCTCAAAACCCTGGAGGAAAAGAGAGGACCCAAAAAGAGTTCGAGGCATTAGCTTTAAAATCTGGGTTTTCTGGCTGTGAGGTCATATGCTGTGCTTACAACAGCTGGGTTATGGAGTTCCACAAGAGAGCAGATCCTTAA